Genomic DNA from Betta splendens chromosome 10, fBetSpl5.4, whole genome shotgun sequence:
CACGGTGTGTTTATACCCaactttacagacattaaaaagTGGCTGTTCAGAACCTCCATGTATTTCCTATCCTGTATGCCCATGTATCCTGTAGACTGTGTTAAAATCAAAGTTATTAGATGAGATTTTAACTTCTCAGCATTGTGTTTCACTAAACTTAGTATAGTTTAGCGGAAGCGCATGAGCCTATCGACACGTCTAAAGTTATAGCGGGGTTCTGACGGAGACGTCCGCGGTGTTTGTGGCTAGAGGAAATAAAGATAAAGCAGCTGAGACGTGAGCAAAGTGCGGCGGCGGGATCGGAGTGTTAGCCATGGTCCTGATCAGCGCCGGACAGCGCCTTCTTCTCCACCTCAGCGCCTCCATTTTATACGAACTACACTCAACTTTCCAACCGCTGCCACAAATGGGCCgcagctgcagcgtctgtcCGACTTCTTACACTCAGCAACTTGCTCATAGACTTACCGTCGCTTCGGAACCGAACTTTACTGGAGTTTTATGCAGTTTCTTATGCGTTGTGATTTCTTTTCTTCGACGAACTACGCGAAGAGAAAAGTGGAAACGAAGAAGTTTCCGCACATTCCTCTACAGAGACGTACGACAGTGACGTCATGACGCAGTTCTTGCGTCGATATGGAAAAGAGAACGCTGAGAAGTTTTCTCAGCGGCTCTAATGATGAAGGTTATTGTCACGTGTTAAGTCTGGGACAGACGGAAAAACAACTTTGTGCTGTGCACTGGGATCAAATGATTGGCTCAGCGTGTATTTGCGAAGAGAAGATACAAACGTTCCAGATTAAGTCTTTTGATATACGAAGACTCAAATTCGGCGAAGTTTAAACGTGTTAATTACAAGAAAGCGGTTGAGAGGCGTTTTACTGAATATTTAATTAATCTTCTTAACTTCAGCTTAGtgtatgcatttttaaattgaattatatattgaattgccaattgacacatgcattgcatttaattttgagtctgaaaaactcCCATACACGGGAGGAGCGGGCTGTTGATCAGTGTTTGCCTGAGATATGCTTAACAACCAATCAGAACCATTTGGGGGGCGTGGCTTTCGACCGCTGCAGCgctcactgaactggaaccaaATAGAGCTGGCAGATAAATTAAGAAAGATAAAGGTGTCTTACGCGGACATTATCAATTCAAATCTCATCCGAATTGTTTGTGGAAACAGGTTATTTGTAGTGACGGCAAACCTGATCCTGAACCAGCTGAGTCCGAAGTATCACTTAAAGGGGACAGagcatgcaaaatccactttttagacattctggaacGTCCTATGacgtttacacacactgagcacagtagaagtgcatttccttcttttttcacattttgcgcTTTTCTCCAATGGGATCAAAGCAAGTCAATTTCTGAAACCTCCTCGCCTTAGCTCATGCGAGCTTTCACCTCGGACTACTTCGAGAACGAGGGTGCTACAATTCTTGGTTTGGTTAACGGCTCCTGATGAAAAAAGGATTAGAGATGGGCATTTcggttcttttaactgacttggatctttaactctcgatcggtaaagtgaacgaatcaggaCTTCAGGAACTGAATTCAGGACTGACTTAACTGAATGTTATTCCTCAAGGATTACTTCTTTAGTCACGTGACAGCTGAGCCGCACAGGCTCTGTAGttagcagcaagcgctccagttcgttcctgattcgttcatacggatctttacGAATTACAAATTTTATGTAACAGTAAAACTATATGTTTTCTAcacataattacagtaaatagtaGAGTAACTGTTTTTGTTAATCTGTTGTTTCTTAATTAAGAGTAATAAGGTGTATGTATTATAATGTTGTACTATTTTGCCTGTGATGTTAATATGCTGTTGCTgtttaacagtttttttaacAGTTATTTGAGATCTGAATGTAAGATAATAGATGAGAAGCTGAGACAAAGAGAATAAAGGAACCTGGTTTGATGACTCTTTGGACAAAGCGTGTCAGACAGCTTCTCCTATTCAGCCACTCGGTGACTCGAAATGTGCTGGATTAGTCCTAGTCATCAATAAACAGTGTACCTCAATTATTTGCTTAGCTTAGACTGAAGACTTAAAGAGAAGACTTAAATTTTTGTCCAGTTGGCGTGCGGGGAAGTGACCAATGTAGCGGTTgtcatataatatatatgtgtatatattatatatatgtgtttGGTGGCCACAATGACTGGTTACTGTTACAGAAGGTGTGAGAGAACTTGTCTGTTTGTAAGACTGCCTTCAGTCCTGTGGTGAATAGGTAGTGATGGGCAGATGAAGCTTTATGAAGCATTTAAGCCTTTCATCCAATAGGGTCACTCCAGCGTAAAGCTTCTTGAAGATTCATTTGCTCTAGTAGGACATCTACTGGATGCAACAATATCAGTTGGCATGAATTTGAAGCATGTGGCATTTTGCAGAAAGACTAAATTAAACTTTGAGCAAAATTAATAAGTATGCAAaacatgtatgttgtatgttatactgtgtatacaaatatacatacatacatggacacacacactggcattatggaaaatgaatatttagaaatgatgaaaatggaaatgattTTTTACAATGAGGTGAGGGGATGGACAACGATTGTGCTTTTGTAACGTTGAGGTATGAATTGTGGTTTAGGAGacacatcattgttttttttatttagaaacgtcagtttctccactgtggcAGGTCTTAGACGATATCTTTTTGGACATTATTACTTTCTGCTTTGGAATACGGCCGTTCAAAGGGTTTTGCCATCGCTAACTTACATAAATGGGGATAGACCTATTTCTGTTTCTACTAGTGTTGGAGCCCGCGGCAAAATCCGAACCACTTCCTGAATCAGTCACGTGGTACAGCCGGGCCGTGAGGCCTTGCGCGTCATTTACTCAGCCTCGCCCCCAAATGAAGCGAGCCTCGGTACGCGCATCGCAGAAACGCCACATCCTCTACTCTGATACGGAACGTCAAATCACTATGAATGGGGCACAGGTGCACTTATCTGTGCATACCTGATCTATTCTGCATGCAGTAGCTGTTGATGTGAAGTCAATGAAATTGATAGTTTACAGaacaaatgtttttaagttAAATCAATTTGTCAATTAGTGCACTGAagttttaattcaattcaattttatttataaagcgccaaatcacaacaaagttatctcaaggcactttacaaagtaaggtttaaaacctcacacaactaaacccaacaaatcccacatacggCAAGCATTTAGACTAGCAGATAAGTTGATACTATTAAAGATTTTGTTGAGTTTACTTATCTTTTAAGGCAACCGGTTTACTCGAATTTCTTAAGTAAACTCAATTTATCCGGGCTTACAAtgtaagagcaaccagtgcagcaTGTGGGCAGTAGGGAGTTGGTTACCAGTTAAACCTGAAGAGTTAAACTTGAAAAACCGGAAAGCAGCAAGTAATAGCGTCTTACTATGGAGCACAGGTTTGTCCAGGCTGTTGTCTTTTTCAACCTGAGCCGGAACCACTGTTATTTCGCCATTAAACTGTTCGTCATGCCCGGAGACTCCGTCAACTTTAACCTTCTCCACCAGACCTGTAAactggtggtgctgctgtgtctgctccACATCTCCGTCACTCTCGTCTTTTACATTCGTTCATTGGACATCAGTGCTCTGTTcgtccagaaccagcagtctGGTTATGCTGTCAAACCACCGAACTATGGCAGACCCGAACCCAAAGGCGGGAGAGAGGAGCCCGCGATTGTTGAGCCAGAGCCGCAGATTAAAGACGAACAGAAGTCCACGGAACCGGAGGTGGAGCCGCCCGCGAAGGCGCAAGAGAAATGCCCAGAAACATCACCTGTGCTCGGTAAGAACTGCTTTAGTAAAGGCTTCAACACCCGGGTCGTTAGTACAGAGTTCTTTTCGAGTTGTACAAAACTAGACGGTTTAGTTTGCGAATATTGGCCCTGTTTGACCACATGACCGGACTGGAAAACTTCTGTCAGCTGACGCCTAAAACCCAGTAAAGGCTGGTTTTAAACGCCCATCAGAGCATTTAACGCCtgaagatttaaaaaacaagcGGAACAGGTGACAGAACTGATCAGGGAGCAGATTAGTATTCATCAAATACAgaggtttgtctttgtcttaaTTTACATGTTTTGTATTGGTTCGCAGAACATTTTATAACCAGGCTGAGATCATAAGTGAGTCAGAGTAAAACAGGATAAGGTCGAATGGTAAAATCCACGTGTCACAGCAACAGCCGTGAAATGATATCACTACAAAATAAGTCCAGaagatattttaaaatgtggacTGGAGCAACACTACTAGTGGTAACAATGGTAGATAAGTCTGCTGACAAAAACTAGAGCAGTCCAACTGGTCCAGGGGCCTGCAGTATTACAGAATGCCCTTAAACAACTAAATGAGACGGttagtaaaaatacacaatgcaAGGGCTCCACAGAAGGAGGTGTGGGATCTGGACAAAGGTCTGTGCTTTGAATCATCCTTTGTCTCATAAGGAACCAAGTCTTTCAGGAAATACAGCATACATTATCACGTGCAAAGAAATAGATTGTGAAAACCATCTGTCCCATTATTTGCTCTGCTTTACTTTCCATACATCAGACTTAGGTTGTACAAATAAGGTTTCACTTCATCGCCTGTTCACAGAGACACTGGTACTGTACATTCTGCATCACTGACTGTGTACTTGCACTTTGTCACAGAGACAATCAATTTAAGAGATGTTTCCccagtttgacttgtttgtgCAAAAGCTGGTTAGATGCAGTCAAGTCGCCACAGAGAATTATCCTAAACTGGCATTTCTTAGTTATTCTAGTTTCACAAAAGCAGGTGTAGTGACTATGGAGGTTGAAATCCAAGTTAATAATTATTTTCCTACAGTGTCTTTTTTTGTAATATGTTGTTTCATTGATATCCCACACACAACCATTTAACTATGCCTGTTATAACAGTAAGTGCTataatagttttaattttttttaaataatatagtTTTGTTAATGTTAGTGAAAAATAATGGATAAAGGTTTCAGCTTTTGAGGGATGTCAAAGACCGGTCCCATCTGTTGGGCTGTGCTAGTAATGCGTAAAGATAGTTTACACATCTTTTGGTTTCATtggttttctttgtctttttatctgAAAAGAACATTATGGTATCTTTCTAATCTCTAGCTTTGCTGCAACTCTGGCGTTGTCTGACTTTAAATCCAGCAAGAATGGAGACGATAGAGAGAAAACACATGATTATTTGGTACAACTGGTCAGTGGCTCCAGATTAGCTCATGGAGGGCATGGTGGGCCCAGTGGTGGGCTCCTGTCTGGGTTACAGTGGGTTCTCTCCTGGTCCTACAGGCATCCCCTCGATGGATGCATCTTTAATGGCTTGTGGTCAGCATGCTGTTCATGGCTCAACGACGTGTTCACCTGGTTCTATAGTTAGTAttaaaaaacactagtttaaattaTTCCAGTGTTTAAAATGAAGATGAGGTCCAGTCTGCCAACAAGCTATTTCAGAATCTGaacattttcagttttcttgGTCTGTCAAACATCAGTGATGTCAAACGACTGTTCAGGTTTAGAAAGGTCATCACAACCTGGGAGTCTGGGTTATTTGAGATCTGAATGTAAGATAATAGATGAGAAGCTCAGACAAAGGGAATAAAGGAACATGGTTTGATGACTCTTTGGACAAAGCATGTCAGACAGCTTCTCCTATTCAGCCACTCGGTGACTCGAAATGTGCTGGATTAGTCCTAGTCATCAATAAACAGTGTACCTCAATTATTTGCTTAGCTTAGACTGgagttctgtgtttgtgggaACCTGCCAGCAGTAGCAGCTGGAGTCTGGAGGGGGAACTagatgtttcctgtttcctaaCTGAAGCAGACATTTTCTTcctggatttttttaaataattgtttaagcTAAGTTcacaacagtaaaaacatgaagcaCCATTCTTCAATTTCAACCTGCTCCCattgctgcagctgtgagatGTGCCGTGACCTGAGGTGGTCCAGTTGGTTTGATCAGTTTGTGTAGCTTAGATGTTTACCAGTCTGTGGGTTTCCATGTTTCCTTAGCTATGTGCCACACCTGTCCTGTTCATTACATTAGATGGATTTTGGATCATTAGATGCTAAGACTGATTATCAGCAGTGTCTGACACCAGTTAAATGTGATTTGGCCCTGACTGGGCTCTGGTTCCCATCGCTGTCTCTTCTGTTTGTGAACCCTGGACGACCCTGAACACACCATATGTTTTAAGTCTCTGTGAGCAGGACTAATGATGTGTTCAGGTCGGGTTCATAGTCcagctgttttcctgttgttAGAGCTGGAGACTTCCCTGAAAACCAAGCAAGAACATGCCGTGTAGTGGACAACAGGGAGAACAGCATTGAATGTTTCAATTGGtctggtagctcagtgggtagagcaCAAGGTGCAGACCCTGCTTCTGGCTCCAAGTGCGTCCTTGAGTAAGGCACTTCACTAGTGATGGGCAGATGAAGCTTTATGAAGCATTGAAGCCTTTCATCCAATAGGTTCACTCCAGCGCAAAGCTTCTTGAAACTTGTAGCCTTTGTTCACTTTGAACAGTTGAATCTGTCCAGTGCAGTGGAACCTGAACCTTTTGACCCTGATGAGTAACTCACTATCATTAAAGACTGAGTCCCTGATATCTTTCTTCCCCAGTGGGTCCTCTGCGAGTGGAGTTCAACACTCCGGTGAATCTGGAGCAGATAAAAAGCGACAATCCCAATGTGCAGCATGGTGGACGCTTCAAACCCAAAGATTGTGAGGCGCTGCAGAAAGTTGCTATCATCATCCCCTTTCGCAATCGAGACGAGCACCTGAAGTACTGGCTGTACTACCTGCACCCCAtcctgcagaggcagcagctggactaTGGAGTCTACGTCATCAACCAGGTatggggtggggggaggggtgaAGACGTTTGCCTACATCTTATCAAGTAAAggtttgatgatgatgaaggacaAGGTGTGTCCAGACGTCCTACAACTCAATATGCTGTAACAGAAGCAATCTGTTGAAAGCTCAGGTGCAGCAACAACCAATTAATTTGAATAAAAGTAAATTAGCAGTGGAACCTTAGGAACCTGTCTCCGCTAGATCTAAAGCCTGTGGGGTGGAGTCTGTATCATGTACAAAGAAACGCATGTTGACCTCTGCCCTAGTTACACATATAACTTAGTAAAGAAGAATCTGAATGGGAGGCAAACATTTAGCATCAAGTCAATCAGAAAAATTAGTGCTCTCATCCACATTTTACTGTGAGACTTCCTTTGGACCTGTGAAACAAGTGACAATTAACACACAACAAATATCTTGACAGGAAATGCAAACATTATGTGTCCTGTTCCACAAGCAGTGGCTGAGGTGTGTTGGAGGGTCATGTTTCACTTCAAGTGTATGTTAATGAAGGGATGATTGAAAAGATTAATTTCACAGCTCTGGGAAATAAGCTTTGCGTTCCGGTCCGTGACCCAATGCAGCAATACAGCTGGTCTTCTTCTAGACTAGATTCTGGAGATCTAGTCTAGATTCTAGATTCTGTGCAGAATGAGCTTCTCAGATCAGCTGTAATGTGGACCTACGTCTGGACCTAGTCTATCTGTGTGGTTCCTGCACATTAGACCCTACTTGCTTATCTCATGACTCTTGTAAGAGTCATGTTTCAGTGGAATCTGGTGTCATTACCTACGTCAGTACACAAAGCTAACGTTGTTGTAGATCCTGCGGCTTATTGTACAGCAACATCCTGTGGATTTAGTATCCGGGGGGTAGAACTGTCCTGGTCTGCTACCCAGGTCCATTCTAAACACTGTCCGAGCTGTTGACACTACCTTGCTCTTTTTGGAATAGATAGATACTTCATTCATTCCACTCAGAGGGAAAGAAGAGGGAAATTCAACATTTCCCTCTTCTTTCCCTCTGAGTGGAATTAGCTGTATGGCCTGGGGGAGGAAGAACCTGTAAtcggtgtgtgaatgtgagagtgcatgggtgaatgagaagctcGTGTAAAGCGCATTGAAACCCTGAAGGGTGTTTAAA
This window encodes:
- the LOC114864146 gene encoding beta-1,4-galactosyltransferase 1-like, with the protein product MEHRFVQAVVFFNLSRNHCYFAIKLFVMPGDSVNFNLLHQTCKLVVLLCLLHISVTLVFYIRSLDISALFVQNQQSGYAVKPPNYGRPEPKGGREEPAIVEPEPQIKDEQKSTEPEVEPPAKAQEKCPETSPVLVGPLRVEFNTPVNLEQIKSDNPNVQHGGRFKPKDCEALQKVAIIIPFRNRDEHLKYWLYYLHPILQRQQLDYGVYVINQDGDQVFNRAKLLNIGFAESLKEYDYNCFVFSDVDLIPMDDRNTYKCFSQPRHLSVSMDKFGFRLPYNQYFGGVSSLSKEQYLKINGFPNNYWGWGGEDDDIYNRVVSKGMSISRPSGEVGKCRMIKHDRDKQNDPNPQRFDRISHTRETMHKDGINSLSYKVVKVDKFDLFTKITVDVGKP